From Nicotiana tabacum cultivar K326 chromosome 22, ASM71507v2, whole genome shotgun sequence, one genomic window encodes:
- the LOC107812407 gene encoding uncharacterized protein C57A10.07, whose product MKLNYSFGFSSPKSYKAYPRGDFDLESGTLKRSRKVKSSNFYPIKMLKSLGKRIHSYYKLHPAMLFMISLSIGVIILIVLSVSESRFRLRGNYARFDKGVDAAYPFSKFRNLVMVAGHSVYTSSSCEKVDKEDSWFLESYQKHPGQAATFVQHIQKGVEITADDDDALLLFSGGETRKDAGPRSEAQSYWTVAESKGWFGKQESVRGRALTEEHARDSFENLLFSVCRFRELTGTYPHNITVVGYDFKEKRFKHLHRSAIGFPETRFFYSGTSSSQTSREAALKGEALVRTQFQEDPYGCKGSLRRKKLGRDPFHRSIPYPNGCPEIEGLFRYCGTAPYSGSLPWA is encoded by the exons ATGAAGTTAAACTATTCATTTGGGTTTAGTAGTCCCAAATCTTACAAGGCATATCCAAGGGGCGATTTTGACTTGGAATCTGGGACCCTTAAAAGATCAAGAAAGGTAAAAAGTTCAAATTTTTACCCCATCAAGATGCTTAAATCATTGGGAAAACGAATTCATAGTTATTACAAGCTTCACCCAGCTATGTTGTTTATGATATCCTTGTCAATTGGGGTCATTATTCTCATTGTATTGTCTGTTTCTGAAAGCCGATTTCGGTTGAGGGGTAATTATGCAAGATTTGATAAGGGTGTAGATGCTGCATATCCATTCTCGAAGTTTAGGAATCTTGTTATGGTTGCTGGACATTCAGTTTATACAAGTAGTAGTTGTGAGAAAGTTGACAAGGAGGATTCTTGGTTTTTAGAGTCTTATCAAAAGCACCCTGGTCAAGCTGCAACCTTTGTGCAACATATACAGAAGGGGGTTGAAATTACAGCAGATGACGATGATGCATTGCTCCTCTTCAGTGGTGGAGAGACGAGGAAAGATGCTGGGCCGCGTAGTGAAGCTCAAAGTTACTGGACTGTTGCTGAATCTAAAGGGTGGTTTG GCAAGCAAGAAAGTGTAAGAGGGAGGGCACTCACTGAAGAGCATGCAAGGGACAGTTTTGAGAATCTTCTCTTTAGTGTTTGTCGGTTCAGGGAGCTTACTGGCACATATCCACATAATATAACT GTTGTAGGCTATGATTTCAAGGAGAAGAGATTTAAGCATCTGCATCGGTCTGCAATTGGATTTCCAGAAACAAGATTCTTTTATTCAGGGACATCATCTTCCCAAACTTCAAGGGAAGCAGCTTTGAAAGGAGAAGCACTGGTGAGAACACAGTTTCAAGAAGATCCTTACGGCTGTAAAGGTTCTCTTCGTCGCAAGAAACTTGGTCGTGATCCTTTTCATCGTTCAATCCCTTATCCTAATGGGTGTCCTGAAATTGAGGGTTTGTTCAGATATTGTGGAACAGCTCCATATTCAGGTTCCCTACCTTGGGCCTAA